Proteins encoded together in one Benincasa hispida cultivar B227 chromosome 1, ASM972705v1, whole genome shotgun sequence window:
- the LOC120081837 gene encoding serine/threonine-protein kinase-like protein ACR4 has translation MGLFLLVDLVVLFLKKMCGWRGGLFVELVVFADMFLLVSGLGSMSPVAVSYGEKGPVFCGLKSDGSHLVSCFGSNSAITYGTPSHFPFIGLTAGDGFVCGLLLDSSQPYCWGSSGYVQMGVPQPMIKGAQYLEISAGDYHLCGLRTPLTGRHRNTSFVDCWGYNMTRTFAFDGPIESISAGSEFNCGLFSLNRTVFCWGDETSSQVISLIPKDMRFQKIASGGYHVCGISEGANSRAFCWGRSLDIEEEISVAYSGEGNVDLVPVDPLYSVVGGKFHACGIKSLDRGVICWGFTVKPSTPAPDGIKVYDIAAGDYFTCGILAEKSLLPVCWGLGFPTSLPLAVSPGICKAAPCAPGFYEISQDKARCKSPSFHVCMPCSPACPPDMYQKFECSLKSDRQCEYNCSSCFSSECLSNCSSMLSTGMVGKKNGKFWPMQQLPVLVAEIAFAVFLVAIVSLTAILYVRYKLRNCHCSGKELKSKKNKGTASSFQKDNYKIRPDLDELKIRRAQMFTYEELERATCGFKEESIVGKGSFSCVFRGVLKDGTVVAVKRAIMSPNMQKNSKEFHTELDLLSRLNHAHLLNLLGYCEEGGERLLVYEFMAHGSLYQHLHGKNTALKEQLDWIRRVTIAVQAARGIEYLHGYACPPVIHRDIKSSNILIDEEHNARVADFGLSLLGPTDSSSPLAELPAGTLGYLDPEYYRLHYLTTKSDVYSFGVLLLEILSGRKAIDMQYEEGNIVEWAVPLIKSGDISAILDPILKPPSDIEALKRIANVACKCVRMRAKERPSMDKVTTALERALAQLMGSPCNEQPILPTEVVLGSSRLHKKSSQRSSNRSASETDIAEAEDQRFEFRAPSWITFPSVTSSQRRKSSVSEADVDGKNLEGRNVGNCGGVGDGLKSLEEEIGPASPQEKLFLEHNF, from the coding sequence ATGGGTTTATTCTTGTTGGTGGATTTGGTTGTTTTGTTCTTGAAGAAGATGTGTGGTTGGAGAGGTGGATTGTTTGTAGAATTGGTTGTTTTTGCAGATATGTTTTTGTTGGTGTCGGGTTTAGGTTCAATGTCTCCTGTTGCTGTTTCTTATGGGGAGAAAGGACCTGTCTTCTGTGGTTTAAAGTCAGATGGATCTCATCTTGTGAGCTGTTTTGGTTCAAATTCAGCCATAACTTATGGAACCCCTTCTCATTTCCCATTCATTGGTCTCACTGCTGGTGATGGGTTTGTTTGTGGGCTTCTCTTGGATTCCAGTCAACCTTATTGTTGGGGAAGTAGTGGCTATGTTCAAATGGGTGTTCCTCAGCCCATGATCAAAGGAGCTCAATACCTGGAAATTAGTGCTGGTGATTATCATCTGTGTGGACTTCGAACGCCTCTGACTGGACGGCATAGGAATACATCGTTTGTCGATTGTTGGGGTTACAACATGACCAGAACCTTTGCATTTGATGGCCCTATTGAATCGATCTCGGCAGGGTCTGAGTTCAACTGTGGGCTGTTTTCTCTTAATAGAACTGTTTTCTGTTGGGGTGATGAGACGAGCAGCCAGGTAATCAGTTTGATACCTAAAGATATGAGGTTTCAAAAGATTGCATCCGGTGGATATCATGTTTGCGGAATTTCGGAGGGTGCTAATTCGAGAGCGTTCTGTTGGGGAAGGAGCTTAGACATTGAAGAGGAGATCTCAGTTGCATATTCAGGTGAAGGTAACGTAGACTTGGTTCCAGTTGATCCATTATACTCTGTTGTTGGAGGCAAATTCCATGCTTGTGGAATAAAGAGCTTAGACCGTGGTGTGATTTGTTGGGGTTTTACGGTTAAACCGAGTACTCCAGCACCAGATGGGATTAAAGTTTACGACATTGCGGCTGGAGATTACTTCACCTGTGGAATTCTAGCTGAAAAATCTCTCCTGCCTGTTTGCTGGGGTCTTGGATTTCCTACTTCTCTTCCTTTAGCTGTCTCGCCTGGAATCTGTAAAGCAGCTCCTTGTGCCCCTGGTTTCTATGAAATTAGCCAAGACAAAGCTCGGTGTAAGTCGCCAAGTTTTCATGTGTGTATGCCCTGCAGTCCTGCTTGCCCTCCTGATATGTACCAAAAATTTGAGTGCTCCTTAAAATCTGATAGGCAGTGTGAATATAATTGTTCAAGTTGCTTTTCAAGTGAATGCCTCTCAAACTGCTCATCCATGCTTTCAACTGGTATGGTGGGGAAGAAAAATGGGAAGTTCTGGCCTATGCAGCAGCTCCCAGTTCTTGTAGCCGAGATTGCTTTTGCTGTGTTTTTGGTGGCTATTGTGTCTTTAACTGCAATCTTATACGTTCGATACAAGTTACGGAATTGCCATTGCTCGGGAAAGGAGCTGAAGTCTAAGAAAAACAAAGGGACTGCCTCTTCCTTCCAGAAGGATAACTATAAAATACGTCCCGACTTGGATGAGCTGAAAATAAGGAGGGCTCAGATGTTCACCTACGAAGAACTCGAGAGAGCGACGTGTGGGTTTAAGGAAGAGTCCATTGTGGGAAAAGGAAGTTTCTCTTGTGTTTTTCGAGGTGTTTTAAAGGACGGCACAGTTGTAGCAGTAAAACGGGCTATAATGTCTCCCAACATGCAGAAAAACTCGAAGGAGTTCCACACTGAACTTGACTTGCTATCAAGATTAAACCATGCCCATTTGCTTAATCTGCTTGGTTATTGTGAAGAAGGTGGAGAGAGGCTTCTTGTTTATGAGTTTATGGCTCATGGTTCCTTGTATCAGCACCTCCATGGCAAGAACACGGCCTTAAAAGAACAATTAGATTGGATAAGAAGGGTCACAATTGCAGTCCAAGCAGCCAGGGGAATTGAATACTTGCATGGCTATGCTTGTCCTCCGGTCATTCATCGAGACATTAAGTCGTCAAACATTCTCATCGACGAAGAGCATAACGCTCGAGTCGCTGATTTTGGCTTGTCGTTGTTGGGACCGACTGATAGTAGCTCTCCATTAGCCGAGCTACCAGCTGGGACTCTTGGCTATCTCGATCCTGAATACTATAGACTTCATTACCTCACCACCAAATCTGATGTGTATAGCTTTGGCGTTTTGCTACTAGAAATTCTCAGTGGTAGAAAAGCCATTGATATGCAATATGAAGAAGGGAACATAGTAGAATGGGCAGTGCCTCTAATAAAATCTGGAGATATCTCTGCAATTTTAGATCCGATATTAAAACCGCCCTCCGATATCGAGGCCTTGAAGAGGATTGCAAATGTAGCCTGTAAATGTGTGAGAATGAGAGCAAAGGAGAGGCCATCAATGGACAAAGTGACCACTGCATTGGAGCGTGCTCTTGCACAATTAATGGGAAGTCCATGTAACGAGCAACCGATCTTACCAACCGAGGTGGTTTTGGGAAGCAGCAGGCTACACAAAAAGTCATCTCAAAGATCATCAAACCGTTCAGCCTCCGAAACAGATATAGCAGAAGCTGAAGATCAAAGGTTCGAGTTCAGGGCTCCGTCGTGGATTACATTCCCGAGTGTGACGTCGTCGCAGAGGAGGAAATCCTCAGTGTCAGAAGCAGATGTTGATGGAAAGAATTTGGAAGGAAGAAATGTAGGGAATTGTGGAGGTGTTGGGGATGGATTGAAGAGTTTAGAGGAAGAGATTGGGCCTGCTTCCCCTCAAGAAAAGTTGTTCTTGGAGCACAATTTCTAA